One Pseudomonas entomophila genomic window carries:
- a CDS encoding sigma-54-dependent transcriptional regulator, with product MDIKVLLVEDDRTLRQALADTLEIGGFAHLAVGSAEEALQAVAREPFSLVVSDVNMPGMDGHQLLAQLGRHHPQLPVLLMTAHAAVERAVEAMRQGAVDYLVKPFEPKALISLVERHAAGHLEVGEEEGPVACEPASLQLLDLAARVARSDSTVLISGESGTGKEVLARFIHQQSPRATAPFVAINCAAIPDNMLEATLFGHEKGAFTGAIAAQAGKFEQADGGTLLLDEISEMPLALQAKLLRVLQEREVERVGGRKPIALDIRVLATTNRDLLGEVAAGRFREDLYYRLSVFPLAWRALRERPGDILPLAERLLARHVGKMRHAPVRLSADARACLQAHAWPGNVRELDNALQRALILQQGGVIEAADFCLAGVIPLSAPARATPVVEDSAVESMGLGDDMRRHEYQMIIDTLRAERGRRKEAAERLGISPRTLRYKLAQMRDAGLDVEASLFG from the coding sequence ATGGATATCAAGGTGCTCCTGGTCGAGGACGACCGTACCTTGCGCCAGGCGCTGGCGGACACCCTGGAGATCGGCGGCTTCGCCCATCTTGCCGTGGGTTCGGCCGAGGAGGCGTTGCAGGCGGTCGCGCGCGAACCGTTCAGCCTGGTGGTCAGTGATGTGAACATGCCGGGCATGGATGGTCATCAGTTGCTGGCGCAACTGGGGCGCCACCATCCACAGCTTCCGGTGCTGCTGATGACGGCCCATGCCGCGGTGGAGCGGGCGGTCGAGGCCATGCGCCAGGGGGCGGTCGACTACCTGGTCAAGCCGTTCGAGCCCAAGGCGCTGATCAGTCTGGTGGAGCGACACGCGGCGGGTCATCTCGAGGTGGGCGAGGAAGAGGGGCCCGTCGCCTGCGAGCCGGCCAGCCTGCAATTGCTCGACTTGGCGGCGCGGGTCGCGCGCAGCGACTCCACCGTGTTGATCTCGGGTGAGTCGGGGACCGGCAAGGAGGTGCTGGCGCGCTTCATTCATCAGCAGTCGCCACGGGCGACGGCGCCGTTCGTGGCGATCAACTGCGCGGCGATCCCCGACAACATGCTCGAAGCCACGCTGTTCGGTCATGAGAAGGGGGCCTTCACGGGCGCCATTGCCGCGCAGGCCGGCAAGTTCGAGCAGGCCGATGGCGGCACCTTGTTGCTCGACGAGATTTCCGAAATGCCGTTGGCGCTGCAAGCCAAGCTGTTGCGGGTGTTGCAGGAGCGCGAAGTGGAACGGGTCGGTGGACGCAAGCCGATCGCCCTGGATATCCGGGTACTGGCCACCACCAACCGCGATCTGCTTGGCGAGGTGGCGGCTGGGCGTTTCCGTGAAGACCTCTACTATCGCCTGTCGGTGTTCCCGCTGGCCTGGCGCGCCCTGCGCGAGCGTCCGGGCGACATCCTGCCGCTGGCCGAGCGCCTGCTGGCACGCCATGTCGGCAAGATGAGGCATGCGCCGGTACGACTGTCGGCCGATGCCCGGGCTTGCCTGCAGGCGCACGCCTGGCCGGGCAATGTGCGCGAGTTGGACAACGCCTTGCAGCGGGCACTGATCCTGCAGCAGGGTGGGGTGATCGAGGCGGCGGATTTCTGTCTGGCCGGCGTCATTCCATTGTCGGCTCCAGCCAGGGCCACGCCAGTGGTCGAGGATAGCGCGGTTGAGTCCATGGGCCTGGGCGACGACATGCGTCGCCACGAATACCAGATGATCATCGACACCTTGCGCGCCGAGCGCGGCCGTCGCAAGGAAGCTGCCGAGCGTTTGGGCATCAGTCCGCGCACCTTGCGCTACAAGCTGGCGCAAATGCGCGACGCGGGGCTCGATGTGGAGGCCAGCCTGTTCGGCTGA
- a CDS encoding sensor histidine kinase: MPQAAHMSRVPDPQGRTPVEQESRQGLEQAFALFNQVSSQLSESYSMLEARVSELKGELAVVSAQRMAELGEKERVANRLQNLLDLLPGGVIVIDAQGYVREANPAACDLLGEPLVGELWRQVIARSFAPRKDDGHEVSLRDGRRLSIATRSLDAEPGQLVLLTDLTETRRLQDQLSRHERLSSLGRMVASLAHQIRTPLSAAMLYAGHLADSEKTLSDDTRQRFAGSLKERLHELEHQVRDMLVFARGELPLSDRLTPKALFQALQQAAQVHVQGQSVRWQCDVHLGELLCNRDTLVGALLNLIDNAVQASEGAVRLKVHLYRRDQYLHLCVSDAGSGIDAELLSRLGEPFLTTKSTGTGLGLAVVQAVVRAHQGTLRLRSRPGRGTCAQVILPLIAAASKGAQ; the protein is encoded by the coding sequence ATGCCCCAGGCCGCCCACATGTCCCGAGTCCCCGATCCGCAGGGGCGCACCCCGGTCGAGCAGGAAAGCCGACAGGGTCTTGAGCAGGCGTTCGCCCTGTTCAATCAGGTTTCTTCCCAGCTCAGCGAGTCGTACAGCATGCTCGAGGCGCGCGTCAGTGAGCTCAAGGGTGAGCTGGCGGTGGTCAGTGCCCAGCGCATGGCGGAGCTGGGCGAGAAGGAGCGGGTGGCCAATCGTTTGCAGAACCTGCTGGACCTGCTGCCGGGCGGGGTGATCGTGATCGATGCGCAGGGCTATGTGCGCGAGGCCAACCCTGCTGCGTGCGACTTGCTGGGCGAGCCGTTGGTTGGTGAACTCTGGCGCCAGGTGATCGCGCGCAGCTTCGCGCCGCGCAAGGATGACGGCCATGAGGTATCGCTGCGTGACGGTCGCCGCCTGTCGATCGCCACGCGCTCGCTGGATGCCGAGCCCGGGCAGTTGGTGCTGCTGACCGACCTCACCGAGACCCGTCGCCTGCAAGACCAACTCTCGCGCCATGAGCGCCTGTCGTCGCTCGGCCGCATGGTGGCCTCGCTGGCGCACCAGATCCGTACTCCATTGTCGGCGGCGATGCTCTATGCCGGTCATCTGGCCGACAGCGAAAAAACCTTGTCGGACGATACCCGGCAGCGCTTTGCGGGGAGCCTGAAGGAGCGCCTGCACGAACTGGAGCACCAGGTGCGCGACATGCTGGTGTTTGCCCGTGGCGAGCTGCCGCTGAGCGATCGGCTGACCCCCAAGGCGTTGTTCCAGGCGCTGCAGCAGGCTGCGCAGGTCCATGTCCAGGGGCAGTCGGTGCGCTGGCAATGCGATGTGCACCTTGGCGAGTTGTTGTGCAATCGCGACACCCTGGTGGGCGCCTTGCTCAACCTGATCGATAACGCCGTGCAGGCCAGCGAAGGGGCGGTGCGGCTCAAGGTTCACCTCTACCGGCGCGACCAGTACCTGCACTTGTGCGTCAGTGATGCCGGCAGCGGCATCGATGCCGAGCTCCTGTCGCGGCTGGGCGAGCCATTCCTCACCACCAAGTCGACGGGTACCGGGTTGGGCCTGGCGGTGGTCCAGGCTGTGGTGCGTGCCCACCAAGGCACCTTGCGGCTGCGTTCGAGGCCGGGGCGCGGTACCTGCGCCCAGGTGATCCTGCCATTGATCGCTGCTGCCTCGAAGGGGGCGCAATGA
- the fleQ gene encoding transcriptional regulator FleQ has translation MWRETKILLIDDDSARRRDLAVVLNFLGEENLSCSSQDWQQAVESLSSSREVLCVLIGTVNAPASVLGLLKTVAGWDEFLPVLLLGEISSAEFPEDLRRRVLSNLEMPPSYSQLLDSLHRAQVYREMYDQARERGRQREPNLFRSLVGTSRAIQHVRQMMQQVADTDASVLILGESGTGKEVVARNLHYHSKRREAPFVPVNCGAIPAELLESELFGHEKGAFTGAITSRAGRFELANGGTLFLDEIGDMPLPMQVKLLRVLQERTFERVGSNKTQSIDVRIIAATHKNLESMIEDGTFREDLYYRLNVFPIEMAPLRERVEDIPLLMNELISRMEHEKRGSIRFNSAAIMSLCRHGWPGNVRELANLVERMAIMHPYGVIGVSELPKKFRYVDDEDEQLVDSLRSDLEERVAINGNTPNFASHAMLPPEGLDLKDYLGGLEQGLIQQALDDANGIVARAAERLRIRRTTLVEKMRKYGMSRQGGEEQAED, from the coding sequence ATGTGGCGTGAAACCAAAATCCTCCTGATCGATGACGACAGCGCCCGCCGCCGCGATCTGGCAGTGGTGCTGAACTTCCTCGGCGAAGAAAACCTGTCCTGTTCCAGTCAGGACTGGCAGCAAGCCGTCGAGTCGTTGAGCTCGAGCCGTGAAGTGTTGTGCGTACTGATCGGTACCGTGAATGCTCCAGCCAGTGTGCTGGGGCTCCTTAAGACAGTGGCTGGGTGGGATGAGTTCCTTCCGGTTCTGCTTTTGGGTGAAATTTCTTCTGCCGAGTTCCCCGAAGACCTGCGTCGTCGGGTGCTCTCCAACCTCGAAATGCCCCCAAGCTACAGCCAGTTGCTTGACTCGCTACACCGTGCCCAGGTCTATCGCGAGATGTACGACCAGGCCCGTGAGCGGGGGCGTCAACGCGAGCCCAACCTGTTCCGCAGCCTGGTGGGCACCAGCCGTGCCATCCAGCATGTACGGCAGATGATGCAGCAAGTGGCCGATACCGACGCCAGCGTGCTGATACTGGGTGAGTCCGGTACTGGCAAGGAGGTGGTGGCGCGCAACCTGCACTACCACTCCAAGCGTCGCGAGGCGCCGTTCGTGCCGGTCAACTGCGGGGCGATCCCGGCGGAGTTGCTCGAGAGCGAGCTGTTCGGCCACGAGAAGGGCGCGTTCACCGGGGCGATCACCAGCCGCGCCGGGCGTTTCGAGCTGGCCAACGGCGGCACGCTGTTCCTCGACGAGATCGGCGACATGCCGCTACCGATGCAGGTCAAGCTGCTGCGCGTGCTGCAAGAGCGTACCTTCGAGCGGGTGGGCAGCAACAAAACCCAGAGCATCGATGTGCGCATCATCGCCGCGACCCACAAGAACCTCGAGAGCATGATCGAGGATGGGACCTTCCGCGAAGACCTCTACTACCGGTTGAATGTCTTCCCCATCGAGATGGCGCCCCTGCGCGAGCGTGTCGAGGATATCCCGCTGCTGATGAACGAGCTGATCTCGCGCATGGAGCACGAGAAGCGTGGTTCGATCCGCTTCAATTCGGCGGCGATCATGTCGCTGTGCCGGCATGGTTGGCCGGGCAACGTGCGTGAGCTGGCCAACCTGGTCGAGCGCATGGCGATCATGCACCCTTACGGGGTGATCGGCGTGTCGGAGCTTCCGAAGAAATTCCGCTACGTCGATGACGAGGACGAGCAATTGGTAGACAGCCTGCGCAGCGATCTCGAGGAGCGCGTGGCGATCAACGGTAACACGCCGAACTTCGCCAGCCATGCCATGCTGCCGCCGGAGGGGCTCGACCTGAAGGACTATCTCGGTGGCCTTGAGCAGGGGCTGATCCAGCAGGCGCTGGATGACGCCAATGGCATCGTTGCCCGGGCCGCGGAGCGGTTGCGTATCCGCCGCACCACACTGGTGGAGAAGATGCGCAAGTACGGCATGAGCCGTCAAGGTGGCGAGGAACAGGCGGAGGATTGA
- a CDS encoding flagellar protein FliT encodes MSEVVERIEQTREALLAALASRDWDAIGELDLECRVCVEDIVAEAAINEDEVRGSLEQLLGVYRQLIEIASGERQSIVDEMTQIRQAENAAKVYHLFS; translated from the coding sequence ATGAGCGAGGTAGTCGAGCGTATCGAACAGACCCGCGAGGCCTTGCTGGCCGCGCTGGCCAGTCGTGACTGGGATGCCATCGGCGAGCTCGATCTGGAGTGCCGTGTCTGCGTCGAGGATATCGTGGCGGAGGCGGCGATCAACGAAGATGAGGTGCGCGGCAGCCTGGAGCAGTTGCTGGGGGTTTATCGGCAACTGATCGAGATTGCAAGTGGCGAGCGTCAATCAATAGTCGACGAGATGACGCAGATCCGTCAGGCGGAAAATGCCGCAAAGGTATACCATCTGTTCTCTTGA
- the fliS gene encoding flagellar export chaperone FliS produces MNPMLALRQYQKVNGAAQTSEASPHRLVQMLMQGGLDRLAQAKGAIARNDIAQRGILIGKAIDIIGGLREGLDLENHADSLADLDNLYTYMSRRLVEANVKSDPAIIDEVARLLITVKEGWDAIGDQQPTP; encoded by the coding sequence ATGAACCCGATGTTGGCCCTTCGGCAGTACCAGAAAGTCAATGGCGCGGCGCAGACGTCCGAGGCCAGCCCGCACCGCCTGGTGCAGATGCTCATGCAGGGCGGCCTTGACCGCCTGGCCCAGGCCAAGGGCGCGATCGCGCGCAATGACATTGCCCAGCGCGGCATTCTGATCGGCAAGGCCATCGATATCATCGGCGGCCTGCGTGAAGGGCTGGACCTGGAAAACCATGCCGACAGCCTGGCGGACCTGGACAACCTGTACACCTACATGAGCCGCCGTCTGGTCGAGGCGAACGTAAAGAGCGATCCGGCGATCATCGATGAAGTGGCGCGCCTGCTGATCACCGTCAAGGAAGGCTGGGATGCGATCGGCGATCAACAGCCGACGCCCTGA
- the fliD gene encoding flagellar filament capping protein FliD encodes MASPIIPSTGQGYGLEIGKIVDVLVKADTSAKSNQIARQSSNNSAMLSGIGSLRSALTAFQDAMKKLNDKDAPSFNAFAGTSANENVVKIKSGNTAVPGTYDIKVDKLATSSKVASQQFAGGASSAISAGEMTISQGGKDYKITVASGATLQSVRDQINKEMSAKGITANIINEAGGSRLVFGSTTTGAGSDISVSGIPELAIDGTQPIAGSGAGYISAKAQDAEFTIDGLKLTSPKNTVDNAISGLTLELTGATPAGATTGTKVTVALDNDGLRKSVQSFVDAYNTLQKAVSALTTPTKDSGGKVTSLGPLTGDPTTRSLLGDVRKVLAEVGNGDRLTTLSQLGINTQKDGTLEFNSTKFSTALNDKKLGPDIQQLFTGTNGLFERMNKAIDPYNSTGGSLDSRKSNLDKAAKSLLDQQAALDRRTATLTESLTKKYAALDAALAKVKKQGEQIVSIFEAINAQAKK; translated from the coding sequence ATGGCAAGCCCCATTATTCCAAGCACGGGCCAGGGCTACGGGCTCGAGATTGGCAAGATTGTCGATGTGTTGGTGAAGGCCGACACCTCGGCCAAGTCCAATCAGATTGCCCGGCAGTCGAGCAACAACTCGGCGATGCTCTCGGGTATCGGCTCCCTGCGTAGCGCGTTGACGGCATTCCAGGATGCCATGAAGAAGCTCAACGACAAGGATGCTCCCTCCTTCAACGCCTTCGCGGGTACCTCCGCGAATGAAAATGTGGTCAAGATCAAGTCGGGCAATACCGCGGTGCCTGGCACCTACGATATCAAGGTCGACAAGCTTGCCACCTCTTCCAAGGTCGCCAGCCAGCAGTTCGCCGGCGGTGCCTCTTCGGCGATCAGTGCCGGTGAGATGACCATCAGCCAGGGCGGCAAGGACTACAAGATCACCGTTGCCAGCGGTGCCACGCTGCAGAGCGTGCGTGACCAGATCAACAAGGAAATGAGCGCCAAGGGCATCACCGCCAACATCATCAATGAGGCGGGTGGTTCGCGCCTGGTGTTCGGCTCCACCACCACCGGCGCTGGCAGCGATATTTCCGTGAGCGGTATCCCTGAACTGGCCATCGATGGTACTCAGCCGATCGCCGGTTCTGGTGCCGGTTACATCTCTGCCAAAGCGCAGGACGCCGAGTTCACGATCGACGGTCTGAAGCTGACCAGCCCCAAGAATACGGTCGACAACGCGATCAGCGGCCTGACCCTGGAACTCACCGGCGCCACCCCCGCTGGGGCGACTACCGGGACCAAGGTGACCGTGGCGCTGGACAACGATGGGCTGCGCAAGTCGGTGCAGTCGTTCGTCGATGCCTACAACACGCTGCAAAAGGCGGTCTCGGCGTTGACCACGCCGACCAAGGACTCCGGTGGCAAAGTGACCAGCCTCGGTCCGTTGACTGGCGACCCGACCACCCGTTCGTTGCTGGGTGATGTGCGCAAGGTGCTGGCCGAAGTCGGTAACGGCGACAGGCTGACCACGCTGAGCCAGCTGGGTATCAACACCCAGAAGGACGGTACGCTGGAGTTCAACAGCACCAAGTTCTCCACGGCATTGAACGACAAGAAGCTCGGCCCGGATATTCAACAGCTGTTCACCGGCACCAACGGCTTGTTCGAGCGCATGAACAAGGCTATCGACCCGTACAACTCGACGGGTGGGTCGCTGGATTCGCGCAAGAGCAACCTCGACAAGGCGGCCAAGAGCCTGCTCGACCAGCAGGCGGCCCTGGATCGTCGCACTGCGACCCTGACCGAGTCGCTGACCAAGAAGTACGCGGCCCTGGATGCGGCGCTGGCGAAGGTGAAGAAGCAGGGCGAGCAGATCGTTTCCATCTTCGAGGCGATCAACGCCCAGGCGAAGAAGTAA
- a CDS encoding flagellar protein FlaG has protein sequence MDMSLKLNLSYPAARTAEQVAEKPVTRSTEVSPDGEQKKDPVKVNATDKVKDAVSEIEKFLKETRRNLEFVTDEESGKIVVKVIASETGELIRQLPSEEALRIAHSLSDVKSVLFDAKV, from the coding sequence ATGGACATGAGCCTCAAGCTGAACCTGTCCTACCCGGCCGCACGTACGGCCGAGCAGGTTGCCGAGAAACCGGTTACCCGGTCGACCGAGGTTTCCCCGGATGGCGAGCAGAAAAAAGACCCGGTCAAGGTGAATGCCACCGACAAGGTCAAGGACGCCGTCTCGGAGATCGAGAAATTCCTGAAAGAGACCCGACGCAATCTGGAGTTCGTCACTGACGAAGAATCTGGCAAGATCGTGGTCAAAGTCATCGCCAGCGAGACCGGTGAGTTGATCCGGCAACTTCCTTCGGAAGAAGCCCTGCGTATCGCCCACAGCCTCAGCGATGTCAAAAGTGTTCTGTTCGACGCCAAGGTCTGA
- a CDS encoding flagellin domain-containing protein gives MALTVNTNTTSLGVQKNLNRASDALSTSMTRLSSGLKINSAKDDAAGLQIATRMTSQIRGQTMAIKNANDGISIAQTAEGAMQEQTNILQRMRELALQSRNDSNSQTDRDALDKEFQSMLKEIDRIADSTQLNGKNLLDGSAGAMTFQVGSNTGTANQITITLSAAMKTTGAGAALTALAGKSITGANSTAAEATFSAAMDAIGSALDAINATRADLGANQNRLTSTINNLQNINENAEAARGRVQDTDFAAETAQLTKQQTLQQASTSVLAQANQLPSAVLKLLG, from the coding sequence ATGGCTTTGACTGTAAACACCAACACCACCTCTCTGGGCGTTCAGAAGAACCTGAACCGTGCTTCCGACGCACTGAGCACTTCGATGACCCGTCTGTCCTCCGGCCTGAAAATCAACAGCGCCAAAGACGACGCCGCCGGCCTGCAGATCGCTACCCGCATGACCTCGCAGATCCGCGGTCAGACCATGGCTATCAAGAACGCCAACGACGGTATCTCCATCGCCCAGACCGCTGAAGGCGCGATGCAAGAGCAGACCAACATCCTGCAGCGTATGCGCGAACTGGCCCTGCAATCGCGAAACGACTCCAACAGCCAGACCGACCGTGACGCTCTGGACAAAGAGTTCCAGTCGATGCTGAAAGAGATCGACCGTATCGCTGACAGCACCCAGCTGAACGGCAAGAACCTGCTGGACGGTTCCGCTGGCGCCATGACCTTCCAGGTTGGTTCCAACACCGGTACCGCCAACCAGATCACCATCACCCTCAGCGCTGCCATGAAGACCACCGGTGCAGGCGCTGCCCTGACCGCCCTGGCTGGCAAGAGCATCACCGGTGCCAACAGCACCGCCGCCGAAGCCACCTTCAGCGCCGCCATGGACGCTATCGGTAGCGCTCTGGACGCGATCAACGCCACCCGTGCCGACCTGGGTGCCAACCAGAACCGTCTGACCAGCACCATCAACAACCTGCAGAACATCAACGAGAACGCCGAAGCCGCTCGTGGCCGTGTACAGGACACCGACTTCGCTGCTGAAACTGCCCAGCTGACCAAGCAGCAGACCCTGCAGCAAGCTTCGACCTCGGTTCTGGCTCAAGCCAACCAGCTGCCATCGGCAGTCCTGAAGCTGCTGGGCTAA